Proteins encoded within one genomic window of Trichoderma asperellum chromosome 2, complete sequence:
- a CDS encoding uncharacterized protein (EggNog:ENOG41~BUSCO:EOG092D0KCS), protein MVSSKRKRNFLEDFDPNKSDPEDENFDPTEAKPSRSSKKTRQSKGAKSGQKRTNRYRGSDIDEDEDELSDSDEDSFVEATEESEDEDAPRNAAGRKARKVAVKQQNYKESSEEDDDLEEKEEDEELNELDDIPLKPGKPTKSESEPRRLVKLKVPGPALAQTRRTRANTEDAEDFMELSTSGRHAILSRNSRSKSPEGVTRSGRATRGMKGVKTAPEPIQEASNEGSSSFRNVNDANAPDELSQSSPAKRKHEEIDSDMPDAAKEFDEGQEGEEAPVDEIAATKLDEAEDDDDDDDDIPTTRRTRSTRAAASTENAVETTEAVDAEAEAAATPEAGGIRRSGRLTRGTKKSTQEPSSDFEPGDDSDDAEVSDKERKGKDDAMESPTPRGRQTRSRGRTSRRRNSSADDEPDFDMDELNEEARELRRSARPHRKARTESPIVYQGSSRRPRPRVNYYMPPLTAANIEDEAEDPAPTPARNRRRGGASAGWDRNLNTTYGPFGGGGEVGSLLAGPWGTGATGGVDSDSSDDEMMHRSNAAGNVGMTPTSAAPAGGLVSGGQGLGVDGVGATPNVGKIKDRKALADADPLGVDLNVDFSKVGGLQGHIDQLKEMVQLPLLYPELFTRFHVTPPRGVLFHGPPGTGKTLLARALANSVGSGGKKISFYMRKGADALSKWVGEAEKQLRLLFEEARKTQPSIIFFDEIDGLAPVRSSKQEQIHASIVSTLLALMDGMDGRGQVIVIGATNRPDNIDPALRRPGRFDREFYFPLPDIEGRRSILNIHTQDWGLSNDFMQSLAESTKGYGGADLRALCTEASLNAIQRTYPQIYSSKEKLLVDPARISVHASDFMISIKKMIPSSERSATSGARPLPASIKPLLRDQFDEAKRALDRLLPRKKKTTALEEAMYEQYEDKDHGFGREALSQEFERSRVFRPRFLISGAHGMGQGYISSAILHYFEGLHVQNFDLPSLLSDVRPMEQVIVGLFTEVRRHKPSVIYIPNIDTWYAALTGTMALVTFRMMLKSIPPTDPILLFATADCEKKHLPRELIQDFFGYSSKNQMEIQRPEKANRMEYFARTLDYVKLNPHEFPDLENRKKRVLEELPVAPQAPPKPPTKEEMKAQKKRDHQLLNALKIQLQPIMDQINRRYKKFRQPVIQQNQIDYLFLEADPNYVRPDLAEGENRPFEIAKDKYGNEVLMHLESGKYYYNLETTTIEERLSNGFYARPKDFLFDIKSLARDAKNIGDKERTLKANELLSNVEVDVASIENSTGHIDWEALYQRQQHRAKEAAAKARKRIAMQSVLERVQSDLGGGNDSDSQGPLTLGEPVPGARTMARFQIRSPLSNGHGEAGQDAHQLSNGTSTSNPIKEGDVHMSGTDDDTTQLASQSQSQHQTTSPMGPPPKSQDVSSRNLAGTQVSQRSVVTTLPPGMSPSAVINEASTTKTSDLSTHRSSNWSQSQNTNGNHDENRRVEPNEQTDIPDTLPTGQNNSLLSSNEDIWQSTQLRAQQHVDSSPPMLTDRPSPRSHTHQSPAGSKSVISLPSHDGSPEEQHSSSRNSGPQASQASQPLSVKEQLESFLHRMTDNTSGCTIEQLEQVNREMMDQIWRSRHEWNRLKVLLDVTSVFNQTVSDIESTQGVGPLSQQRDYMDA, encoded by the exons ATGGTTAGcagcaagaggaagagaaactTTTTGGAGGATTTCGACCCTAATAAATCCGACCCCGAGGACGAAAACTTCGATCCGACAGAGGCAAAGCCGAGTCGAAGCTCCAAGAAAACCCGCCAATCCAAAGGTGCCAAATCGGGCCAAAAACGGACCAACCGCTACCGTGGCTCTGacattgatgaagatgaagacgagctCTCCGATAGTGACGAAGACTCGTTTGTCGAAGCGACTGAGGAGtcggaggatgaagatgcccCTAGGAATGCCGCTGGGCGAAAAGCTAGAAAGGTAGCAGTCAAACAGCAAAACTACAAAGAAAGcagcgaagaggatgatgatttggaagaaaaagaggaagatgaggagcttAATGAGCTCGATGATATTCCTCTCAAGCCTGGCAAGCCTACCAAGTCTGAGTCTGAACCGAGGAGGCTGGTCAAGCTCAAGGTCCCTGGTCCAGCGTTAGCCCAGACACGCCGGACCAGGGCAAACACTGAAGATGCGGAAGACTTCATGGAGCTATCTACTTCTGGTCGACACGCTATCCTATCTCGAAACTCGCGAAGCAAGAGCCCCGAAGGAGTCACACGGAGTGGCAGGGCTACTCGTGGCATGAAGGGCGTCAAGACGGCCCCTGAGCCAATCCAAGAGGCCTCTAAtgaaggcagcagcagcttccgAAATGTAAACGATGCTAATGCTCCCGATGAGCTCTCGCAAAGTTCACCGGCTAAAAGGAAACATGAAGAGATTGATTCTGACATGCCAGATGCTGCTAAGGAATTTGACGAGGGCcaggaaggagaagaggcccCTGTCGATGAGATCGCTGCCACAAAACTGGATGAggccgaagacgacgacgatgacgacgatgacatACCTACTACTCGGAGGACAAGGAGTACtcgcgctgctgcttccacAGAAAATGCTGTTGAGACTACCGAGGCCGTCGATGCTGAGGCCGAGGCGGCAGCTACACCGGAAGCTGGTGGTATCCGCCGGTCCGGCCGGCTGACGAGGGGCACCAAAAAATCTACTCAAGAACCTAGCAGTGACTTTGAGCCAGGTGATGACTCCGATGACGCTGAAGTTTCTGATAAGGAACGGAAAGGGAAGGACGATGCCATGGAGAGTCCAACTCCTCGTGGAAGACAGACCCGATCGAGAGGCCGCACCTCACGCCGTAGAAATTCTTCCGCTGACGACGAGCCCGATTTCGACATGGACGAACTCAATGAAGAAGCTCGGGAGCTGAGACGGTCAGCAAGGCCACATCGCAAGGCTCGAACAGAATCTCCCATTGTGTACCAAGGGAGCTCCCGTCGACCGCGGCCTCGGGTCAACTATTATATGCCCCCCTTAACAGCTGCCAAcattgaagatgaagcagaggATCCGGCTCCTACGCCTGCTCGCAATCGCCGTAGAGGTGGCGCCAGCGCTGGCTGGGATAGGAATCTAAACACTACATACGGCCCctttggtggcggcggcgaagtcGGATCGTTGCTGGCCGGCCCATGGGGTACTGGTGCCACTGGTGGTGTGGATTCCGATAGtagtgatgatgagatgatgcATCGCTCCAATGCTGCCGGAAATGTAGGCATGACACCGACATCTGCTGCTCCAGCTGGCGGCCTTGTATCTGGCGGCCAGGGCCTGGGCGTTGACGGTGTCGGGGCCACTCCTAACGTTGGCAAGATCAAAGACCGCAAGGCACTGGCGGATGCCGATCCTCTGGGCGTGGATCTGAATGTGGATTTCAGCAAGGTTGGTGGTTTGCAAGGCCATATTGATCAGCTAAAAGAGATGGTTCAGCTTCCTTTGCTGTATCCTGAGCTCTTTACGAGATTCCATGTTACGCCGCCTCGCGGAGTGCTGTTCCACGGCCCACCGGGAACTGGCAAAACGCTGCTTGCTCGTGCTCTTGCCAACTCTGTCGGCTCTGGCGGTAAAAAGATATCCTTTTACATGCGCAAAGGTGCTGATGCGCTCAGCAAGTGGGTTGGCGAGGCTGAAAAACAGCTTCGTTTGCTTTTCGAAGAGGCGAGAAAAACCCAGCCTAGCATCATCTTTTTTGATGAGATTGATGGATTGGCGCCGGTTAGATCGAGCAAACAAGAACAGATTCACGCCTCCATCGTCTCGACGCTGTTGGCTCTGATGGATGGCATGGATGGACGTGGACAGGTCATCGTCATTGGCGCCACCAATCGGCCAGACAACATTGACCCTGCCCTTCGACGACCGGGCCGATTTGACAGAGAGTTTTACTTTCCCTTGCCTGACATTGAAGGGCGTCGGTCCATCCTCAATATTCACACGCAAGACTGGGGCCTGTCGAATGATTTCATGCAGTCGCTGGCAGAGAGCACAAAGGGCTATGGCGGTGCTGACCTGAGAGCCCTCTGCACCGAGGCTTCTCTCAATGCTATCCAGCGAACCTACCCACAGATCTACTCATccaaagagaagctgcttgtTGATCCGGCCAGGATTTCGGTTCATGCTTCTGATTTCATGATTTCTATCAAGAAGATGATACCTTCGTCGGAGCGATCTGCGACATCTGGAGCACGCCCACTCCCAGCCTCTATTAAGCCTCTGCTGCGTGATCAGTTTGACGAAGCTAAGCGAGCGCTTGATCGGCTGCTGCCccgaaaaaagaagacgactGCATTGGAAGAAGCCATGTACGAGCAATACGAGGATAAGGATCATGGTTTTGGCCGCGAGGCCCTGAGCCAAGAGTTCGAACGCTCTCGAGTCTTCCGGCCCAGATTCCTTATCTCAGGTGCTCATGGTATGGGCCAAGGCTACATTTCATCTGCAATTCTCCATTACTTTGAGGGACTCCACGTTCAAAACTTTGATCTCCCCAGCTTGCTCAGTGACGTTCGA CCGATGGAGCAAGTGATTGTTGGCCTTTTCACCGAAGTGAGGCGCCATAAACCAAGTGTCATCTACATACCAAACATCGACACCTGGTACGCGGCGCTGACTGGGACGATGGCACTCGTTACCTTTCGCATGATGTTGAAATCCATCCCTCCGACAGATCCTATACTCCTCTTTGCTACCGCGGATTGCGAGAAGAAGCATCTCCCAAGGGAATTGATTCAGGACTTTTTTGGCTACTCTAGTAAAAACCAGATGGAGATTCAAAGGCCTGAAAAG GCTAATCGCATGGAATATTTTGCGAGAACTCTGGATTACGTGAAGCTGAATCCTCACGAGTTTCCGGACCTGGAGAACCGCAAGAAGAGAGTTCTCGAGGAGCTCCCGGTGGCACCTCAAGCGCCTCCCAAACCGCCCACCAAAGAAGAGATGAaggcccagaagaagagggaccACCAACTCCTCAATGCTCTGAAAATTCAGCTACAGCCCATTATGGATCAGATCAACCGTAGATATAAGAAGTTCCGACAGCCAGTCATTCAACAAAACCAGATTGACTATCTGTTCCTGGAGGCGGACCCGAACTATGTACGGCCGGATCTAGCGGAGGGGGAGAACAGACCTTTTGAGATTGCCAAGGACAAGTATGGCAATGAAGTGCTAATGCACCTTGAATCCGGAAAGTACTATTACAATCTCGAAACCACAACCATTGAGGAGCGTTTGTCAAACGGATTCTATGCTCGCCCCAAGGACTTTCTGTTTGATATCAAGTCTTTGGCAAGAGATGCCAAGAATATTGGTGATAAGGAGCGTACTCTCAAGGCCAATGAGTTACTTAGCAACGTCGAGGTCGATGTAGCCAGCATCGAAAACAGCACCGGCCATATTGACTGGGAAGCGCTTTACCAACGCCAGCAGCACCGAGCTAAGGAAGCAGCCGCGAAAGCGCGGAAGCGAATAGCCATGCAGTCTGTATTAGAGAGAGTTCAGTCAGATCTCGGCGGAGGCAATGACAGCGATTCCCAAGGTCCGCTTACACTCGGGGAGCCGGTACCAGGAGCTCGTACAATGGCTCGATTCCAAATACGAAGCCCCTTGTCTAATGGACATGGCGAAGCCGGCCAAGACGCGCATCAGCTGAGCAACGGCACCTCCACCTCCAACCCTATTAAAGAGGGCGATGTACATATGAGTGGGACCGATGACGATACTACGCAACTGGCATCCCAGTCCCAATCCCAACACCAGACGACGTCTCCCATGGGCCCGCCGCCAAAGTCACAGGACGTGTCTTCGAGAAACTTGGCAGGGACGCAAGTATCTCAGCGATCTGTGGTTACTACTCTACCTCCTGGCATGTCGCCTTCCGCTGTAATTAACGAAGCCTCCACAACAAAGACATCGGATCTGTCGACCCATCGCTCATCCAActggagccagagccaaaATACAAATGGTAACCACGACGAAAATCGCCGTGTTGAACCTAACGAGCAGACTGATATCCCTGACACACTGCCAACCGGGCAAAACAATAGTCTCTTATCGTCTAACGAGGATATCTGGCAATCCACACAGCTTCGGGCACAGCAGCATGTCGACAGTTCTCCGCCTATGCTAACAGACCGGCCATCTCCCCGCTCACACACACATCAGAGCCCGGCGGGTTCGAAATCGGTGATTAGCTTGCCCTCACACGATGGAAGCCCGGAGGAGCAACACTCGTCATCCCGCAACTCAGGCCCGCAGGCTTCCCAGGCTTCTCAGCCGCTATCGGTGAAAGAGCAGCTAGAGAGCTTTTTGCATCGGATGACAGATAATACTTCGGGCTGCACCATTGAACAGCTCGAACAAGTTAACCGAGAGATGATGGACCAGATATGGCGAAGCCGACATGAATGGAACCGGCTGAAGGTGCTCCTGGACGTGACGTCGGTGTTTAACCAGACAGTTAGCGATATCGAAAGTACGCAGGGCGTGGGTCCGCTGAGCCAGCAGCGGGATTACATGGACGCATAG
- a CDS encoding uncharacterized protein (EggNog:ENOG41), with product MTRSSRAYPPSLELDTSFSGMGASEHSPDSFDSPLFSPTKRVGTSSTNPVSITSPQRRTSFGFIKSSPTVNVHTTCGRHTDQLLFGGPSLSSLARALLGRKKKRPTDS from the exons ATGACTCGCTCATCCAGAGCTTATCCTCCCTCGCTGGAGCTGGACACTTCCTTCAGCGGCATGGGCGCCTCCGAACACTCTCCTGATTCCTTTGACTCGCCGTTATTCTCCCCAACAAAG AGAGTAGGCACGAGCTCTACAAACCCTGTATCAATCACCTCGCCCCAGCGCAGGACATCATTTGGATTCATCAAGTCCTCGCCCACCGTCAACGTCCACACGACCTGTGGCCGCCATACCGACCAGCTGCTCTTTGGAGGACCCTCACTATCGAGCCTTGCCCGTGCTCTCCTtggaaggaagaagaagaggccgacAGACAGCTGA
- a CDS encoding uncharacterized protein (EggNog:ENOG41), which produces MVGVPRSSGCQLCRKRRVKCDEARPECGNCRKYGAQCPGYERAMKFVSGKHAIRSKGSRPSPTSRDSSVGAGAGAGAGAAVVGSSPSTASTSTSSVGATTPTSDASTAAVSLMASPQPNRALFVGTLMEMAQTRLASKDVSTFLGFFCRLRFEELGTVAALDGAICSLALHLMGKELADDNLVARSRTVYGWSLGALQAALRHPVKWKSSETFSSAVMLCFFELFAGTTAPDTWLRHAQGIATLMEQRGPAAHTQGNDAAILFTFRGILIMSSLFFPTSSKCFLARPEWRGALCGDTRRFLNPDAPEFSMQVTNSFFLCLAEMPEVMWWGYPVREALMAGRQVSPRRIKQVAELAAKTRERFVEWYEDFKKIGVELKEIPSQDPNSPYQVILEHPIGWLGSMYMGYWASMLILQDLLVRCQWPVDYQESQKELVHNILRSIESVGRGTMGPFRLGYSLRIVYEFANAEAQRWIITLLDQFSKRYAATSKDTYPSPRVDAQGYS; this is translated from the exons ATGGTCGGAGTTCCGCGCAGCAGCGGCTGTCAGCTCTGCAGGAAGAGACGAGTCAAGTGTGACGAGGCCAGGCCAGAGTGCGGAAACTGTCGCAAGTATGGCGCCCAATGTCCCGGATATGAGCGAGCCATGAAGTTCGTGTCTGGGAAACATGCGATCCGAAGTAAAGGTTCTCGACCGTCGCCAACAAGCCGCGATAGCAGCGTCGGTGCTGGTGCCGGTgccggcgctggcgctgccgtGGTAGGAAGTTCGCCGTCCACCGCTTCGACCTCGACTTCATCCGTTGGCGCCACGACACCCACGAGCGATGCTAGCACTGCTGCGGTGTCCCTGATGGCCTCGCCTCAGCCCAATCGAGCCCTGTTTGTTGGTACGCTGATGGAGATGGCCCAGACCAGGCTGGCCTCGAAGGATGTGTCTACTTTCCTGGGCTTCTTCTGCCGGCTGAGGTTTGAAGAGCTGGGGACGGTGGCCGCCTTGGATGGCGCTATTTGCTCACTTGCCCTGCATCTGATGGGTAAAGAGCTGGCAGATGATAACCTCGTTGCTCGGAGTAGGACTGTTTATGGATGGTCTCTGGGTGCTCTTCAGGCGGCCTTGAGGCATCCTGTAAAATGGAAGTCATCTGAGACCTTCTCTTCTGCCGTCATGCTGTGTTTCTTTGAG CTGTTTGCGGGTACGACTGCTCCAGACACCTGGTTGCGGCACGCCCAAGGAATCGCTACGCTGATGGAGCAACGTGGTCCTGCAGCTCATACGCAGGGCAACGACGCCGCCATACTGTTTACTTTCCGAGGCATCCTG ATCATGAGCTCGCTGTTCTTCCCGACTAGCAGCAAATGCTTCCTAGCCCGTCCAGAATGGAGAGGAGCGCTCTGTGGCGACACACGACGGTTTTTGAATCCGGATGCACCAGAGTTCTCGATGCAAGTAACTAATTCGTTTTTCCTATGTCTGGCAGAGATGCCAGAGGTAATGTGGTGGGGTTATCCCGTCCGCGAGGCTCTTATGGCTGGCAGGCAAGTTAGTCCACGGCGTATAAAGCAAGTTGCCGAACTCGCAGCTAAAACGCGCGAGCGGTTTGTCGAGTGGTATGAGGATTTCAAGAAAATTGGTGTCGAGCTGAAGGAAATTCCGTCGCAGGACCCGAATTCGCCGTACCAGGTGATCCTGGAACATCCGATAGGATGGCTTGGGTCGATGTACATGGGATATTGGGCCAGCATGTTAATTCTGCAAGACCTGCTGGTTAGATGCCAGTGGCCGGTGGACTACCAAGAGTCCCAAAAGGAGCTCGTGCATAACATCCTGCGCTCCATCGAGTCGGTAGGAAGAGGCACCATGGGGCCTTTCCGCCTTGGCTACTCGTTAAGAATAGTGTATGAGTTTGCCAATGCGGAAGCACAGCGGTGGATTATCACGCTGCTGGACCAGTTCTCCAAGAGATATGCGGCCACGAGTAAGGATACCTATCCGAGCCCGCGTGTGGACGCGCAAGGATACTCGTGA
- a CDS encoding uncharacterized protein (TransMembrane:1 (o292-314i)): MAARWPEPSLSMSVRALPCASTWYLQHLYMQASTRALQYKPRGMHVHVRTAQQAPGLLQGSSTCLKVLESACRRRDAELVLLHAPESAAVPLLLCFCCNVRSYWPGSLGSPLHALPALCYPPKRANLSQLQAPRDRTVRGVLHPWQPANLTLAWPSRCHCQVPWGVATFARSNLSSFDFSASKGGCSSPQPITITISIEPIAARRLSLSSFFLFSSCPKSSPFCFLVRQLFLLLLSRRCLSAQQAFCSAFVVPPFPSAFAVFEPSSTCFLFSLFTTLGVALYCTYADVSDCIVSVLCIYLSFFLFTSCYFHYLVTGSARKLYFFFNLSFSPSEPVVPQSPSSTSKVITLIRTTDICTTPMCLRS; encoded by the coding sequence ATGGCCGCGCGTTGGCCTGAGCCCAGCCTGTCAATGTCGGTACGAGCTCTGCCTTGTGCAAGTACTTGGTACCTACAGCACTTGTACATGCAAGCAAGCACCAGGGCGCTCCAGTATAAACCCCGTggcatgcatgtacatgtacgcaCTGCACAGCAAGCACCAGGGCTTCTCCAGGGCTCATCGACGTGCTTGAAAGTGCTTGAAAGCGCGTGTAGACGACGTGATGCAGAGCTTGTACTGCTACATGCACCTGAGTCTGCAGCTGTcccattgctgctgtgcttctGCTGCAATGTCCGGAGTTACTGGCCTGGCTCGCTGGGGTCCCCCCTTCATGCGCTGCCAGCCCTTTGCTATCCCCCCAAACGGGCTAACCTCAGCCAACTCCAGGCCCCGCGAGATAGGACGGTTAGGGGCGTGCTCCACCCCTGGCAGCCCGCTAACCTGACCCTGGCCTGGCCCAGCCGTTGCCACTGCCAGGTGCCTTGGGGCGTGGCCACTTTCGCTCGCTCCAATCTCTCTTCCTTCGACTTTTCTGCCTCCAAGggtggctgctcttctcctcagcccatcaccatcaccatcagcaTCGAACCCATTGCGGCTCGTCGACTttcactctcttctttttttcttttttcttcgtgCCCAAAGTCTTCccccttctgcttcttggttcgccagctttttcttcttcttctttcgcgCCGTTGTCTCTCTGCTCAGCAAGCATTTTGCAGCGCCTTCGTCGTGCCCCCTTTCCCATCAGCGTTCGCCGTCTTCGAGCCGTCTTCgacttgttttcttttctctcttttcaccACCTTGGGCGTTGCGCTTTATTGCACATACGCCGACGTTTCTGACTGCATTGTCTCTGTCTTGTGCATTtacctttcctttttcttgttcaccTCCTGTTATTTCCACTATCTGGTGACTGGCTCTGCTAGAAagctctactttttttttaacttgtCATTTTCTCCCTCTGAGCCTGTAGTACCTCAGAGCCCATCTTCGACCTCCAAAGTCATTACCTTGATACGAACCACCGATATCTGCACAACCCCCATGTGTCTTCGCAGCTAG
- a CDS encoding uncharacterized protein (BUSCO:EOG092D2D6B), with the protein MWQRPLGRITAYRLLFQSRFSGTSDNTFRGFATMTTTEAATGAEPPKKLHGRAFYESIGSPKFIVAPMVDQSEFAWRMLTRSFLLPSEQSKLLAYTPMLHARLFSQDEKYRKAHYQAVRAGSSEPWLDGNPKIDRPLFVQFCANDPEALLSAAKHVTPYCDAVDLNLGCPQGIARKGHYGAFLQEDQDLVFRLINILHKELSIPVTAKIRILETKEKTLEYAKNVLNAGASILTVHGRRREQKGHLTGVADWKMIRFLRDNLPPETVIFANGNILQDGDLDKCLEATGADGVMSAEGNLSDPGLFGNPPPADEKSRDYWRGRDGKGGWRVDAITRRYLDIIHKYVYEVNPPQRRPLFVPGDDTAWLTEGENSSSEDADEPAKKKRKKEDDKALNSSPNISALQPHLFHVLRHFVTKHTDIRDQLARARRDGIDGYERVLAAVEKRVAEGLLEYEKTEGKSFEEELEKLNERAIEGVPEEESSLGTIKRCKRPWWVAQPIIRPLPSEALAKGAITLKKEKEKGGKEKTEGKEKNEDKKKNEGDEKNGSEQVEAKEETEVEQQTKQEITSRDELVSG; encoded by the exons ATGTGGCAGCGTCCGCTTGGAAGGATTACGGCTTATCGATTGCTGTTTCAATCTCGATTCTCTGGCACCTCCGATAATACTTTTCGAGGTTTTGCGACCATGACCACCACCGAGGCAGCGACGGGCGCCGAGCCTCCCAAGAAGCTCCATGGACGGGCATTTTACGAGAGCATTGGGAGTCCCAAGTTTATTGTGGCTCCCATGGTGGATCAATCTGAGTTT GCCTGGCGAATGCTCACACGATCCTTCTTGCTGCCCTCGGAGCAGTCTAAGCTTCTAGCCTACACGCCGATGCTTCACGCGCGACTGTTTTCACAAGACGAAAAGTATCGAAAGGCACATTACCAGGCTGTGCGGGCGGGATCCTCAGAACCCTGGCTGGACGGAAACCCCAAGATCGATCGGCCTCTCTTTGTTCAGTTCTGCGCAAATGACCCCGAAGCGCTGCTTTCTGCGGCGAAACACGTAACGCCGTACTGCGATGCTGTGGACTTGAACCTCGGATGCCCGCAGGGCATTGCGCGGAAGGGCCACTACGGAGCGTTTCTCCAAGAAGACCAGGACCTCGTCTTTCGACTGATCAACATATTGCACAAGGAGCTCTCCATCCCAGTCACAGCTAAGATTCGCATTTTagagacaaaagagaagacCCTGGAGTACGCAAAGAATGTGCTGAATGCCGGAGCTTCTATTTTGACTGTGCATGGCCGAAGGAGGGAGCAAAAGGGACATCTTACTGGTGTTGCGGATTGGAAGATGATCCGATTTCTAAGAGACAATCTGCCACCAGAGACTGTGATTTTTGCAAACGGAAACATCCTGCAAGATGGAGATCTAGACAAGTGCCTGGAGGCCACTGGAGCGGATGGTGTCATGTCAGCGGAGGGAAATCTCAGCGATCCCGGCCTGTTCGGCAATCCACCACCCGCCGACGAGAAGAGCAGAGATTactggagaggaagagacggAAAGGGCGGATGGCGAGTCGATGCCATCACGAGGCGCTACTTGGACATCATACACAAATACGTCTACGAGGTAAACCCTCCGCAGCGACGACCGCTCTTCGTACCAGGCGACGACACCGCATGGTTGACAGAAGGCGAGAACAGCAGCTCAGAAGACGCAGACGAgccagcaaagaagaagcgaaagaaggaagacgaCAAGGCTCTCAATTCGTCCCCTAACATCTCCGCCCTGCAACCCCATCTGTTCCACGTCCTCCGCCACTTCGTCACCAAGCACACCGACATCAGAGACCAGCTTGCAAGGGCCCGCAGGGACGGCATCGACGGCTACGAGAGGGTCCTCGCCGCCGTGGAGAAGAGGGTCGCCGAGGGCCTGCTGGAGTACGAGAAGACAGAGGGCAAGAGCttcgaggaggagctggagaagctcaacgAGCGGGCTATTGAGGGTGTTCCGGAGGAGGAGAGCTCGCTGGGGACGATCAAGAGGTGCAAGCGCCCTTGGTGGGTGGCACAGCCGATTATTCGGCCGCTGCCAAGCGAGGCGTTGGCGAAGGGGGCTATTacgctgaagaaggagaaggaaaaggggggcaaggagaagactgaaggcaaagagaagaatgaggacaagaagaagaatgagggCGATGAGAAGAATGGGAGTGAACAGGTTGAAGCTAAGGAGGAGACGGAGGTAGAGCAACAGACGAAGCAAGAGATTACATCAAGAGATGAGCTCGTCTCTGGATGA
- a CDS encoding uncharacterized protein (EggNog:ENOG41~TransMembrane:3 (o19-42i54-74o80-100i)), which translates to MTWQTWIQQFLTENPIQTAFLFCGISMIATPAAVAGFILGVLGFSAGGVAAGSLAATMHAIINPITAGSLFAILQSAGAAGAGLVTVATAIQAAGAALIARPVYTILQYITGSA; encoded by the exons ATGACCTGGCAAACTTGG ATCCAACAATTCTTGACTGAGAATCCCATCCAAACAGCGTTTCTATTTTGCGGGATATCTATGATTGCCACTCCAGCGGCCGTCGCCGGCTTTATCCTAGGAGTACTTGGTTTTAGTGCCGGTGGCGTAGCAGCAG GCTCTCTAGCTGCAACCATGCACGCAATCATAAACCCCATTACGGCGGGCAGTTTATTCGCCATTCTCCAGAGTGCGGGAGCTGCAGGAGCTGGGTTGGTAACTGTAGCCACAGCTAtccaagctgctggagcggcGCTGATTGCAAGACCTGTTTATACTATTCTCCAGTACATCACTGGCAGTGCGTGA